The genomic segment ttattagaataatatcatattaaacatataatataatctattgtcaattagcaacaaattgttttttttaagtagcaagaaacttaaatttaaaatctacgtataatatttaatattacattaaatatataatctcttgttgtcactcccaaattcaaaaactaaaacaaacataaacttaaacaaaaataaataaactatttaattaaaataagatatttatttaaaatttatatgacactaatataaatttaataaaaataattaataaattctataaataaaactaagcaaacgtgcatattgcacttgtttgtatctagtatatatatatatataaacttgttGTAACGAACAACTTCGCTAAAAAGTCATGATTATGTTATGTGAAACTACCTTGAAAATCACTCAGGTTCGAATAGAAGCACCTATATCGCCTAGCTAATCCAGTTTAATTTTAATATGCACAGAAGCTTAtggtaaattattttttatattttatagaattatcatattttaaacttttttttttccaaaacttaccatattttgtataattattttttttactatacaTATTTTTCCCATGTATGTAAACTACtcaatgaatatatgcatgtcaCACGATAGCagttaagtttatattaaatcCTTCATTAATTCttctatcaattttttttataagactAAACATGATAGAGGTCCGAAACCTCttaaaactcttttttttttcttcaaaaaaaaaaagttgtaagAATCATGTTTGTTTGTAGAAAAAGCTGGTATTTTTAAAAATGACATATCTAAAATAAAAGCCCAAACTTAAAACCCCACTGGAGCCCAACAAACCTGTGCAAACCAGCCTGAACCTAATGCTCGAGCTCGACACCCAAACTCCATCCCATTTCGGCCATTTCAAATGGGTTTTAATGGATCCTTTCCTCACGGAAAAACTATACTAGTactataaatttcaaataaaaaattaactacataattttacaaaaaatacaaaaatacggAGATCAATTTATAACAGTTATATAATCACTtgttacaattttctatttagtATATAAATATAGTTTACAAAATCGTAACATATAGTTACAAACTTAAAAATttcagttacaaatttataaattttagttACAATAAAACTGTattattacaaatttgtaaactttgtttataaaaaaaaaattactatttatGATTATGTCCCtcgatatttttgtaattttttttccaaattctgtaattttagtgttttttttaaatcttaggtATTTTTAAAATTTCTCCTTCCTCAACCCCAACTCAACAATCCGAGAACCTAACTCGTCATTTAAGAAGTAAAAAAAAAGAATCAATGGTATTCACAAAAAATTCAAGCTCATCCATGTCAACAACCCTAACAAAAGTGAGCCAAATCAACCATGTAGCTCAAATGTGAACCTGACGTTACATGTACCGATAAAAAAAAGCATCACAAGTGATTTTCTCAAAGTAACCATTTGATGGGTCAAAAGGGAAAGtaacaataatattaaaaatctTGTTTTTGATCTGATCCATAAGATCAAAAAGGAATGGGTTTTCTATCTGGCCATGATTCTATCTTTTCAAAGTACTTGACAGGTATAACACCATCTATACCTTCACTCAAGATGACCTTGTTGTCTGAGATGTAGAGCTTCATGCCCTCTGCCCCAATATGAAGATAAACAATTAGAGATCAATCAATCAATATGATCAACTTAAATCTAGAAAAACTTCATCATTGATCACTGTCTTACCTTccaaagctttcttcacatcaaGATAGATCAAGACTTCTACGTTCCGCCTAATACCTGACAAACGAAATCATGTTGGTGATTATATTGATAATAATGCTTCTTAGATTGAAACAAGCCTCATACTCAGAACAACTGACTCATGTGAACTAATAGATTGTCACACATAACAGCTTTAAAATTCTAAATGTCAGAGCTTCACACTCTGGTTCACGATTTGCCTTCAGAAAGTTTAGAATTGTTGTAAATAATATACACAAATGGAAATGTCAATTATATATTACCACTAACGACTTCGCCATCTGTTGGCAAGCCACGAGAGAAATGGACATGTAATCTTTTCATTCGTTTGAGACCTGACTGTAAAATAGATTCCAAATTCTTCCTGTAAGTTCCATGTACACACACTGCAAATCAGGAGCAAAGAAAACAGTCAGCCAAACACAAAagtcaattaaaaaatattgaccAAGGGATTTTCTCCTTTGGTAATAGGGTGACTTAATAAAACaagtaaaaaaagaaagaaagaaaataaccTGGAACTTCTTCAGCTGAAACTATGGCTTGTAATAGTCTTTCAGTCTCAACTGCCTGCAAGTTACAAATGAACAATCAAACAAAACTGTTAGTGCAAATTACAGTTTTgcatttttggaaaaatttgttAGTACTGCAGATAAGAAAAGCTTGATATTGTGTGCAAATTTGGGCAATTCAGACTGTTATTCTTAAGTTCTGTAATGCAAATACGCTAACTTAAGTTAAAACACAATGCAAAGAAGGATATATCACCGTTACAGTGTGGCCTTGGTTTGCACGTATGAAAAGCTCTCCGTTTTCTTCTAGGAGGCTAAACCGCTGTTTATTATCCTTCCGGACGGCCTAAAACAGATTAAGTTCTTCCTTCAGATATTTTATGCAATTTAAATAGATAATAACATGAAACATTGTGACCTATATCAAAACAGTTTGAAGTACTTGAACGTCAGACCTTAtgaattaacataaacataatacaATTAAACATGAACAAGGTGTCCATTCCTGCATTTCCAGGCAGAAAGATAACAGAGAACCACAGGGTGCAACACATATAAGGTCCTATTATGAAGTACATTAAAATagtaaataagaaaaagaaatccTTGATCACTGACCTCCCTAACATCATCAATCGTATGTGATCTTAAAGGGATATGGGCAAATGTCTTCATATTCAGTTGTAAGATATCATTGACCTTCACAAACCCATCACTTCGCATACTCAAATTTAATTCAGATGCCATATGGCGCAAAATACGTGTCCTGGAAGGAAATATAGCAGTAAGCATATGAATTCGAGGCTAGAAAGTGTAAGAGAACAATTTCACTTCAACtgcataagaaaaaaaaaagaagaagactaAACCAGACCAGCTATCTGTATGCTCTCCCTCTTCAGTGGAACTTTACTCTTTTATCACTACCCATTTTgcattgaaccacataaaatttaATTGTTCTGCCTATCTGTTACATCTAACTCCTGgttttgttctttttcttttaatagaacaaaatttaatatttgtACACTCCATAAGATGAAATCCATGATTATGATTAATTATGATGAAAACAAAAGTAAGCAAAAGAATATACTGAGCAAGTAATGTGGTTCTTACATTAATCTCCCAAGTGCATCAATCTTATCTTTACCAGAGCCACCGCCACCATCTCTTCCTCCTCCACGACCTCTCGATCTTTCTTGATCACTCTTCATTTCCATATCTCTTCCTCTGCCACCActacaaatataaatataatctCCAATTGAAAAATTGtccaaaaaagaaaaatgaaaaattgaTTGGGAAATGGAACAAAACAGACAGAAAAGCAATTAATGGCATCAAAACACATGAGAATAGAAAAGGTTTACTTACTTTGTTTCATCAAttgagaaaaaagaaagaaaggaaaggtaGCTAACCTTGGGTTTGGGTTGGAACGAGAAGCAAAGGATGCGAAAGAAGAGCGGGCGGTGATGGTGTCGTCTATGAGAAGTGTGGTGGGAGAAGAAGAAACCCGGGGAAGGAGAGGAGGAAAGTGGCGAAGAAGTCGTGTACTGGTGCAGGCAATGGAACCCCACATCAATCGCTCGCTCGCTCGCTCGCTCGCTCGCCCCCTTAAAAATCAATCCCTCCACATTCTTTGGCTCTTGCTCCTGCCTCTGTccaattgatttttattttacttttcattctttattttttttaatttcttttgaaaatgtttttcattatttattattgttcTGTAGTTATCAAATATGATTTTTACCTAGAACTATGAGCCTTGTATAGTTATACCACTGAAATCTTTTGCGTGGCAAAAATCCCCGAGCTATAGAATCCATTGAAAATATGTCTTTTTCTTTGCATTCTGGTTTTTTTTACGGTTTGTTGATGTGATCATATTCCCCATGTTGCACTACGAGAGCATATTTGAAACTAGCCGAAATTAAATTTATTGatgttaaatatataaatattagctCTAAGAAtgtagatatatatttttaaaatttatcatTAGActataatttatgtatatatttttcacCTTAACTCTCGAATCCTAACACATTAGCGCTACATCAGAAATTATTTTGAAAACTGATCAGAATGTaaaagaaatgatatattttcAATAACATTTATAGTTTAGGAGAATTTTTGTCACGCAAAAAAGTTCAAGTAATATTATTTTTGGCACAAGTAACTTttcaaaagaaaaataggaaaggGAATTCGGACTAGGGATCTCTTTTTCTGATGAGAGATATTTGTACTAATGTTTTTGGCACAAATGATTTTTAGGTGGATGGGAAAATAGTAGGAGAAAGTTGGAAATAGTAATAATAAAATGTATATACATATTGTTTAACAAGACCAAGAAAGATGAGACAGGACCAAACCAAAACATCTAGAAAAAATCCATCAAAATTCATTCTTTCTCATTTATAAAGAAGTgagaaattaattaaatatatatatataaaacacaaGACGTCCAAAACAGAGATACTAGCACTCTGCCCAACTGATGAATGGACAATACATTATccattttatttgatttttttaaaaaattatttatctagAATGTAATTAGTATTATAAACACAATTAAAAAGAGAGCATAACCTATCTTCAATACTTTTGTGTTATAAAAATCAATATTCAACGTTACAAATTTTATTGATCTTCGATAAGGGCATCCATTTGGGTCCCAAA from the Humulus lupulus chromosome X, drHumLupu1.1, whole genome shotgun sequence genome contains:
- the LOC133805116 gene encoding uncharacterized protein LOC133805116 isoform X1 → MWGSIACTSTRLLRHFPPLLPRVSSSPTTLLIDDTITARSSFASFASRSNPNPSGGRGRDMEMKSDQERSRGRGGGRDGGGGSGKDKIDALGRLMTRILRHMASELNLSMRSDGFVKVNDILQLNMKTFAHIPLRSHTIDDVREAVRKDNKQRFSLLEENGELFIRANQGHTVTAVETERLLQAIVSAEEVPVCVHGTYRKNLESILQSGLKRMKRLHVHFSRGLPTDGEVVSGIRRNVEVLIYLDVKKALEEGMKLYISDNKVILSEGIDGVIPVKYFEKIESWPDRKPIPF
- the LOC133805116 gene encoding uncharacterized protein LOC133805116 isoform X2; the protein is MWGSIACTSTRLLRHFPPLLPRVSSSPTTLLIDDTITARSSFASFASRSNPNPRGRDMEMKSDQERSRGRGGGRDGGGGSGKDKIDALGRLMTRILRHMASELNLSMRSDGFVKVNDILQLNMKTFAHIPLRSHTIDDVREAVRKDNKQRFSLLEENGELFIRANQGHTVTAVETERLLQAIVSAEEVPVCVHGTYRKNLESILQSGLKRMKRLHVHFSRGLPTDGEVVSGIRRNVEVLIYLDVKKALEEGMKLYISDNKVILSEGIDGVIPVKYFEKIESWPDRKPIPF